In Stigmatopora argus isolate UIUO_Sarg chromosome 10, RoL_Sarg_1.0, whole genome shotgun sequence, the following proteins share a genomic window:
- the rffl gene encoding E3 ubiquitin-protein ligase rififylin isoform X1, with amino-acid sequence MTRACWRASERANERRGGHLPTPRPLPARSLARPAGRQLCPPSSQTGNRQTAEGAATGAAARCPELPAPWEMWASCCDWLCLQPAEGSDPTRPRSYANSAFGERPTPPPERRTACRACGRHLDAPAAERVCADCKENYCNGCSARSDPRPRLCHTCRRFHGNLLQRAELMKLKVKELRDYLHLHRVATHLCREKEELVELILSQQTSPSESPERRPEPTPWAAAVPNADLPDADLPDADLPDADLPDTDFPDVDLRDVDLPDADLPDRTSGADAPQSPPEPDVAEPDRGQDAAGRRASLSDLSGEDGVEELSVRQLKEILARNFVNYKGCCEKRELTERALRLYRDRHAVQEERDGGGGTDDLCRICMDAAVDCVLLECGHMVTCTKCGKRMNECPICRQFVIRAVHVFRS; translated from the exons atgACTCGGGCGTGCtggcgggcgagcgagcgagccaaCGAACGGCGGGGCGGCCATCTCCCTACGCCACGCCCCCTccccgcccgctcgctcgcccgGCCGGCTGGCCGACAGTTGTGCCCGCCTTCCAGCCAAACAGGCAACAGGCAGACGGCCGAGGGAGCAGCAACAG GAGCCGCGGCGCGGTGCCCGGAATTACCCGCACCTTGGGAAATGTGGGCGTCGTGCTGCGACTGGCTGTGCCTGCAGCCGGCGGAGGGCTCGGATCCCACCCGGCCTCGCTCCTACGCCAACTCGGCCTTCGGCGAACGCCCGACTCCGCCCCCCGAGCGACGGACGGCCTGCAGAGCTTGCGGGCGACACTTGGACGCGCCCGCCGCCGAG CGCGTGTGCGCGGACTGCAAGGAGAACTACTGCAACGGCTGCTCGGCCCGCTCGGACCCCCGGCCCCGCCTGTGTCACACCTGTCGGCGCTTCCACGGCAACCTGCTGCAACGGGCCGAGCTGATGAAGCTGAAAGTCAAGGAGCTGCGCGACTACCTGCACCTGCACCGCGTGGCCACGCACCTGTGCCGCGAAAAG GAGGAGCTGGTAGAACTGATCCTGAGCCAGCAAACGTCTCCGTCCGAATCCCCCGAGCGCCGGCCCGAGCCGACCCCGTGGGCGGCCGCCGTCCCCAACGCGGACCTCCCCGACGCGGACCTCCCCGACGCGGACCTCCCCGACGCGGACCTCCCCGACACGGACTTCCCCGATGTGGACCTCCGCGACGTGGACCTCCCCGACGCGGACCTCCCCGACCGGACCTCCGGAGCCGACGCTCCCCAAAGCCCCCCCGAGCCGGACGTCGCCGAGCCGGATCGG ggccaGGACGCGGCGGGCCGCAGGGCGTCGCTATCCGACTTGAGCGGCGAGGACGGCGTGGAGGAGCTGAGCGTGCGGCAGCTGAAGGAAATTCTGGCCCGCAACTTTGTCAACTACAAAGGTTGCTGCGAAAAGCGGGAGCTGACCGAGAGGGCCCTGCGCCTCTACCGCGACCGCCACGCCGTCCAAG AGGAACGCGACGGAGGAGGCGGGACCGACGACCTCTGTCGCATCTGCATGGACGCCGCCGTGGACTGCGTGCTGCTGGAGTGCGGTCACATGGTCACCTGCACCAAGTGCGGCAAACGCATGAACGAGTGTCCCATCTGCCGCCAGTTTGTCATCAGGGCCGTCCACGTCTTCAGATCCTGA
- the rffl gene encoding E3 ubiquitin-protein ligase rififylin isoform X2, with amino-acid sequence MWASCCDWLCLQPAEGSDPTRPRSYANSAFGERPTPPPERRTACRACGRHLDAPAAERVCADCKENYCNGCSARSDPRPRLCHTCRRFHGNLLQRAELMKLKVKELRDYLHLHRVATHLCREKEELVELILSQQTSPSESPERRPEPTPWAAAVPNADLPDADLPDADLPDADLPDTDFPDVDLRDVDLPDADLPDRTSGADAPQSPPEPDVAEPDRGQDAAGRRASLSDLSGEDGVEELSVRQLKEILARNFVNYKGCCEKRELTERALRLYRDRHAVQEERDGGGGTDDLCRICMDAAVDCVLLECGHMVTCTKCGKRMNECPICRQFVIRAVHVFRS; translated from the exons ATGTGGGCGTCGTGCTGCGACTGGCTGTGCCTGCAGCCGGCGGAGGGCTCGGATCCCACCCGGCCTCGCTCCTACGCCAACTCGGCCTTCGGCGAACGCCCGACTCCGCCCCCCGAGCGACGGACGGCCTGCAGAGCTTGCGGGCGACACTTGGACGCGCCCGCCGCCGAG CGCGTGTGCGCGGACTGCAAGGAGAACTACTGCAACGGCTGCTCGGCCCGCTCGGACCCCCGGCCCCGCCTGTGTCACACCTGTCGGCGCTTCCACGGCAACCTGCTGCAACGGGCCGAGCTGATGAAGCTGAAAGTCAAGGAGCTGCGCGACTACCTGCACCTGCACCGCGTGGCCACGCACCTGTGCCGCGAAAAG GAGGAGCTGGTAGAACTGATCCTGAGCCAGCAAACGTCTCCGTCCGAATCCCCCGAGCGCCGGCCCGAGCCGACCCCGTGGGCGGCCGCCGTCCCCAACGCGGACCTCCCCGACGCGGACCTCCCCGACGCGGACCTCCCCGACGCGGACCTCCCCGACACGGACTTCCCCGATGTGGACCTCCGCGACGTGGACCTCCCCGACGCGGACCTCCCCGACCGGACCTCCGGAGCCGACGCTCCCCAAAGCCCCCCCGAGCCGGACGTCGCCGAGCCGGATCGG ggccaGGACGCGGCGGGCCGCAGGGCGTCGCTATCCGACTTGAGCGGCGAGGACGGCGTGGAGGAGCTGAGCGTGCGGCAGCTGAAGGAAATTCTGGCCCGCAACTTTGTCAACTACAAAGGTTGCTGCGAAAAGCGGGAGCTGACCGAGAGGGCCCTGCGCCTCTACCGCGACCGCCACGCCGTCCAAG AGGAACGCGACGGAGGAGGCGGGACCGACGACCTCTGTCGCATCTGCATGGACGCCGCCGTGGACTGCGTGCTGCTGGAGTGCGGTCACATGGTCACCTGCACCAAGTGCGGCAAACGCATGAACGAGTGTCCCATCTGCCGCCAGTTTGTCATCAGGGCCGTCCACGTCTTCAGATCCTGA